The following nucleotide sequence is from Augochlora pura isolate Apur16 unplaced genomic scaffold, APUR_v2.2.1 APUR_unplaced_1583, whole genome shotgun sequence.
CGGTCGGCGGGCTTCAGCTTCGACCACAGATCCCTCACGTTCTGATCACGGAAGTTCCATTGTTGCGACGAGAAGAATTTTATCACGTCGCCGAACTTAGTGATTTTACCGTACACGTCCAGCAACCTGCGAAACATAATCCCGGTGATGGCCGCAGTTTACGAGAATAGATGGCCCCGTTACGTAGATCATTGTTATTGCATCCGTGAAATAggattcgatgaaattttattatatccatAAAATTATACCGAGGAGACGTGCCTTGGTGTCTGACCGACGATTCGCGCCAGCGTGTCTGCGATCGTTGCCGGCACGATGTGGAAGAGGACGGAGTATATATCGTTCACCAGCGAGTATCTGTTCAGTAGCAACCAGAAGGACCAAAACATCTTCACCGAGGGCATGGTAATACCGTGCTTCCAAGTCAGATACATGAATCGTCCCCAGGTGATTCGATTCTGGGCCGACGTCACCTGATTGTAAACCGGCACCCTCTCCTCGTCCCGCATGTCCGACTTTTTCTCCAACTTTGCCAATGTATTCCTGGAAAAGAATCATTGacgatatattttactatactatactatgctatgctatgccaTGCTATGCCATGCCATGCCATGCCATGCCATGCCATTCCATGCCATGCCATGCCATGCCATGccatgctatgctatgctatgctatgctatgctatgctatgctatgctatgctatactatactaaactGTACCATactatgatatattatactatagcatACACAATATTctttactgtactatactgtacctatgctatgttatactatatactatacaatactatattatgctGTAGCATGCAGAATATTCTTTACTTTACTATACTGTGAATATACTATATGCTATACGATACCACATTTCCTAACTCGCAATAACTTTACTACATTTACTATATCGTTGCAACATCTTTATGTATTATTCTACGGTGGCTATATTGTTCCTTTCACTACTGACTTCTACTTGGACAGAACACTCGCCTTCTACTAATGTCGAAAACAGCAGCGACAATGCTGGAAACAACGTAATCCGCAGGTATAATTTCCGCGGTGAAGTCCGGAGGGCAGTGCAACGTATGCAACAGCCCCATGCAGCTCGCGAGAACTATACCGGTGGCACCATTCATATTGTCGATCCACCCGATGTGAGGATCGTTTAACGCTGACGTAACAATCGACGGTCGAACGATCCCTACCGGATAGTTGCCCGCGTACTTCAGCACAGTACTTTCTGCCGTTGACTTGGTGAAGACGTAGTTGTTCGGCCATTTCCCCCGCAATctacaatataaaacaattgtaGTAACACCTGTTATTGTAATAAGATTATTaatgttgttattattgtaatagtaaTTCTTGTTTTCAGACGAATACTTACATAGGCTCCACCTCTTTCAACATGTCGTCGTCCAAACAATCGACCAACGTTAATAGTTTGTCGCAGTCTAGGGGTGGTTTGTAATGGATTTCGTCGATAGTTTCATGCACGCAGTTCGAGAACGCAGTCGACACGTACACGAATGActacgaattaaataattaccgaTCATTTTCCTGGACTCCTTCCCGAACCAACGGTGAACGATTGGGCAGTTTCAGAACAACGATTTATCAAGATTTCTCTCGTTTTACCGCGGCAAGAAACGAATTTCCTACCAGGTACATTGAACGTTGCCGTGATCGACGGCACAAAGACAGTTTTATTCTTCGTGCAGCTACCGCtggtaatttttatgcaaattcaaaATCAcatcgatcgattcgcgacGTACCTTCAAGTCTGGCAACGATTTCGCCCAAAGTAACAACTGCTTCGTGGTTCTCACGTTGGTGTGCACTATCAAGCGGAGAGCCTCGTTGAACTTGATCGACGCGGCGGAATGGATCACAATATTCGTGTCGTTCAGCATCAGTCTTGTTTCCGGAGACAAACCGAAGTTTTCTTCGGCGGCGTCGCCCTCTATCATCGTTATCTTATTTAAGAAGCCCGGCTGCTCCTCCTTCGCCCTGCTAAATACCTGGAAATGATAACGAAAGCATTGGCGAAAGCTCGACGAATTGTTCGTGGTTGCTTTATGGCGTTACTTACGAAATCATCGAAACATTCTTTGAATCGTTCTTCCACGGATTTGCCCTTTTTCGGTCTTATCAACATGTAAAGCATCGCGATGTCCGGACAGGACCTGCGAATATACGACAAATCGTGAAAACGCGTTGGAATCTGTGTCTTTCATCTTATTTTAGCTCATATGTGAACAATTATGTCGATTCTATTTTCACGCGGAGattattctcatttttttcttttatggtTCGACAAAATTTTAGCGTAGGAATATTTTGGGTGTAAGTCGGCCATTTTAACGCTATTGAAAGGTTAATGCTATCAACTTAAAGTAGACGTATCAAGCTTTAACCCC
It contains:
- the LOC144477507 gene encoding putative fatty acyl-CoA reductase CG5065, whose amino-acid sequence is MSSSGILETNTDVLGDNVSEIVEFYKGTKVLVTGGTGFIGKLIVEKLMRSCPDIAMLYMLIRPKKGKSVEERFKECFDDFVFSRAKEEQPGFLNKITMIEGDAAEENFGLSPETRLMLNDTNIVIHSAASIKFNEALRLIVHTNVRTTKQLLLWAKSLPDLKSFVYVSTAFSNCVHETIDEIHYKPPLDCDKLLTLVDCLDDDMLKEVEPILRGKWPNNYVFTKSTAESTVLKYAGNYPVGIVRPSIVTSALNDPHIGWIDNMNGATGIVLASCMGLLHTLHCPPDFTAEIIPADYVVSSIVAAVFDISRRNTLAKLEKKSDMRDEERVPVYNQVTSAQNRITWGRFMYLTWKHGITMPSVKMFWSFWLLLNRYSLVNDIYSVLFHIVPATIADTLARIVGQTPRLLDVYGKITKFGDVIKFFSSQQWNFRDQNVRDLWSKLKPADRLIFNFNVADLDWSEYLLCNIKGIRVYLLKDPLTEESLRAGRSKYWK